A genomic segment from Malus domestica chromosome 05, GDT2T_hap1 encodes:
- the LOC103443892 gene encoding protein-tyrosine-phosphatase PTP1 produces MAATASSAAAKPHPSLNVSGDSPPPKLALTPDQYKYCSQALKLFKGKLQMPDHINQEFAQLQAKRMTSSEMGRNCTVGLDNVNSSKNRYTDVVPFDKNRVVLNSSKDYRPSARGYINASLITTSSSESISRFIATQGPLPHTYEDFWEMVLEQRCPVIIMLTRLIDCYTMVKCGDYFQAEDGPREFGNICTSTKWLRTTDTSLVLRLLEVNNKESEEPPMSVLHLQYPEWPDHGVPNNTIAVREILKRLYNVPPNHGPIVVHCSAGIGRTGTYCTIHNTVQRILAGDMSALDLVDTITTFRSQRIGMVQTLEQYFFCYSAIVDELEDLISDLNSETSSK; encoded by the exons ATGGCCGCCACCGCCTCTTCCGCCGCAGCCAAACCCCACCCTTCCTTGAACGTCTCGGGGGATTCTCCTCCCCCGAAACTCGCCCTCACCCCCGATCAGTACAAGTACTGCTCTCAGGCTCTCAAGCTCTTTAAAGGAAAGCTCCAGATGCCTGACCATATCAACCAGGAGTTCGCTCAGCTACAG GCCAAGAGGATGACATCATCTGAGATGGGGAGAAATTGCACTGTGGGTCTTGACAATGTCAATTCGAGCAAAAACCGATACACCGATGTCGTGCCAT TTGACAAAAATAGGGTTGTTCTCAACTCCTCGAAGGATTACAGACCTTCCGCAAGAGGTTACATCAACGCCAGCTTAATCACG ACTAGTTCTTCCGAAAGCATTTCTCGGTTTATAGCAACACAAGGTCCACTTCCCCACACCTATGAGGATTTCTGGGAGATGGTACTTGAGCAACGCTGCCCGGTGATCATCATGCTTACTCGCTTAATCGACTGTTACACG ATGGTTAAATGTGGAGATTATTTTCAGGCTGAAGATGGCCCTAGAGAATTCGGTAACATATGTACAAGCACTAAGTGGCTAAGAACTACCGACACTTCATTAGTATTACGCCTTTTGGAGGTCAATAATAAAGAG TCTGAGGAACCACCCATGTCTGTTTTGCACCTTCAGTATCCTGAATGGCCTGACCATGGAGTTCCAAACAACACGATTGCTGTCCGTGAAATCTTGAAAAGATTATATAATGTGCCACCAAACCATGGCCCAATTGTGGTGCATTGCAG TGCAGGTATTGGGAGAACTGGAACATACTGCACAATTCATAATACCGTGCAAAGAATTCTTGCTGGGGACATGTCTGCTTTAGATCTTGTTGATACAATAACCACATTTCGGTCTCAGCGAATTGGAATGGTCCAGACACTG
- the LOC103443936 gene encoding histone deacetylase HDT2-like — protein sequence MPGKSTQKNKKVIHVKQDDKEEEDDETEDQQEGELCDSLDGEVEYDDVDSDSDEEDEYQSETSVKQNAINNKRQRAKKSNCHGKALFRNAERGRSDGRKARNSAFNVTAPSRNAERGRSDRIRARKYDRAGQQHSGKSGDTVSLETSRGRQTYLRHNIHQISRARSNFSQSKGRSLPEKKASA from the coding sequence ATGCCAGGTAAAAGTACTCAAAAAAACAAGAAGGTAATTCATGTTAAACAAGacgacaaagaagaagaggatgatGAAACTGAGGACCAGCAAGAAGGGGAGTTGTGTGATTCACTTGATGGTGAAGTTGAGTATGATGATGTCGACAGTGAtagtgatgaagaagatgaatatcAGAGTGAGACAAGCGTTAAACAAAATGCTATCAATAATAAAAGACAAAGAGCTAAGAAATCTAATTGTCATGGGAAAGCACTTTTCAGAAATGCTGAAAGAGGAAGGTCGGATGGAAGAAAAGCTAGGAACTCTGCTTTTAATGTGACAGCACCTTCCAGAAATGCTGAAAGAGGAAGGTCGGACAGAATAAGAGCTAGGAAATATGATAGGGCTGGTCAACAACACTCTGGTAAGAGCGGGGATACCGTCTCTTTGGAAACTTCTAGAGGAAGACAAACTTATTTGAGACATAATATCCATCAGATTTCAAGAGCAAGATCGAATTTCTCTCAAAGCAAGGGGAGGTCATTACCAGAAAAGAAGGCTAGTGCTTAG